The following coding sequences are from one Candidatus Binataceae bacterium window:
- a CDS encoding amine dehydrogenase large subunit, translating into MTRRLLEMLAVVMGGLALGSGAFAQVSGKEAASQLNLPPPTGVKVATLPAMSPHWVFVEDPISNVTINSVSLIDGDSLRTLGMISGGLESDFALAPDRKRVFMADTYWSRGTRGTRTDVVTIYDARTLNVTGEIAIPPRQLSIPDHTQADVTPDGRFLLVTNMTPATSVTVVDLRSNKFLGTIATPSCTEIFVTAPRQFSSICGDGSMLTVTMDEAGKAASTKRAGPFFDPEKDPVFGYPAMVGKVGYFVSYHGVVHPVDLSGPQAQFQPTWSLLDAADKAQHWLPGGWQVYWAYQKRGLLYVLMHQGGEWSHRQVGTEAWVFDVHQKRRVDRIALAEPADSMITTQDGNPLLFTVTTHTGRLQVYSALSGRYRGTTDLPAPLPWTMWVP; encoded by the coding sequence ATGACTCGCAGGCTGCTCGAGATGCTCGCGGTGGTAATGGGCGGGCTCGCTCTTGGCAGCGGCGCGTTCGCCCAGGTCAGCGGCAAGGAGGCGGCCTCGCAGCTCAATCTGCCGCCGCCCACCGGGGTCAAGGTCGCCACGCTGCCCGCGATGAGCCCGCATTGGGTGTTCGTCGAAGACCCGATCAGCAACGTCACGATCAACAGCGTAAGCCTCATCGACGGCGACTCGCTGCGGACGCTGGGGATGATCTCGGGCGGGCTGGAGAGCGACTTCGCGCTGGCGCCCGACCGCAAGCGCGTTTTCATGGCCGACACCTACTGGTCGCGCGGCACCCGCGGCACGCGCACCGATGTCGTCACCATCTATGACGCGCGCACGCTCAATGTCACCGGCGAGATCGCGATCCCGCCGCGCCAGCTCTCTATCCCCGACCATACCCAGGCCGACGTCACGCCTGACGGCCGCTTTCTGCTGGTCACCAACATGACGCCGGCGACCTCGGTCACCGTGGTTGACCTCAGGAGCAACAAGTTCCTCGGCACCATCGCGACCCCCTCCTGCACCGAGATATTCGTCACCGCGCCGCGTCAGTTCTCGTCGATCTGCGGCGACGGCTCGATGCTGACCGTGACGATGGACGAGGCCGGCAAGGCCGCCAGCACCAAGCGCGCGGGGCCCTTCTTCGATCCGGAAAAGGACCCGGTGTTCGGCTACCCGGCGATGGTCGGCAAGGTCGGCTACTTCGTCAGCTACCACGGCGTGGTGCATCCGGTGGATCTCTCCGGGCCGCAGGCGCAGTTTCAGCCGACCTGGTCGTTGCTCGACGCCGCTGACAAGGCGCAGCACTGGCTGCCGGGCGGATGGCAGGTGTACTGGGCTTATCAGAAGCGCGGACTGCTCTATGTCCTGATGCATCAGGGCGGCGAGTGGTCGCATCGCCAGGTCGGAACCGAGGCCTGGGTCTTCGACGTCCACCAGAAGCGACGCGTCGATCGGATCGCCCTGGCCGAGCCCGCCGATTCAATGATAACCACCCAGGATGGCAACCCGCTGCTGTTCACGGTCACCACCCATACCGGCAGGCTCCAGGTCTATTCGGCGCTCAGCGGCCGCTATCGCGGCACTACCGATTTGCCCGCGCCGCTGCCCTGGACGATGTGGGTGCCGTAG
- a CDS encoding dihydrolipoamide acetyltransferase family protein, protein MALEVTMPQMGESVVEGTVTKWLVHEGDRVEEDQPLCEISTDKVDTEIPSPGAGVIARLVAAEGQTLPVGALIAVIEGAAGGRAEPKAAPAPQQVAAAKPEPAAKPEPAAPRLRAVRPEPARPQAAPAQAAPAPPPPAGPAAAPAGAPRRYSPVVMRIAEEHGIDLSRVLGTGIGGRVSKRDVLAYLDALQAGKAPPAAPEGARSATATGGPAAAAAASAPAAAGARPVAAPAPAGPAFRPPVYEPREGDVVEPFTRRRKLIAEHMVYSKTHAPHVGTLAEVDLTRAMALREQHRASFAQREGFALTLLPLAAAATVRALKEFPRMNASVVGDSLIVRRQINLGIAMDTEEGLLVPVIKAAEGMSVVGLAREIERLRRKVAERKITADDLAGGSFTLSNPGREGNLFGFAIINQPQVGILRMGEVKKRPVVVETDGADALAIRTMMYLALSYDHRVIDGVLGNRFLYRVARILEEADFEL, encoded by the coding sequence ATGGCGCTTGAAGTGACGATGCCCCAGATGGGCGAGAGCGTGGTCGAAGGCACGGTTACCAAGTGGCTGGTGCACGAGGGCGACCGGGTCGAAGAAGACCAGCCGCTGTGCGAGATCTCGACCGACAAGGTTGACACGGAAATTCCGTCGCCCGGCGCGGGAGTGATTGCCAGGCTGGTTGCCGCCGAGGGGCAGACGCTGCCGGTCGGTGCGCTGATCGCGGTGATCGAGGGCGCTGCTGGGGGGCGGGCGGAGCCGAAGGCTGCGCCCGCCCCCCAGCAGGTGGCGGCGGCCAAGCCCGAACCTGCGGCCAAGCCCGAACCTGCGGCGCCCCGGCTGCGCGCGGTGCGGCCCGAGCCGGCGCGGCCGCAGGCCGCGCCGGCTCAGGCCGCACCTGCGCCGCCGCCTCCAGCAGGGCCGGCCGCGGCGCCGGCCGGCGCGCCGCGCCGCTATTCGCCGGTTGTGATGCGGATCGCCGAGGAGCACGGAATCGACCTGAGCCGCGTGCTGGGCACCGGTATCGGCGGGCGCGTCAGCAAGCGCGACGTGCTGGCCTACCTCGACGCGCTGCAGGCGGGCAAGGCGCCGCCGGCCGCGCCTGAGGGGGCGCGGTCGGCAACCGCAACCGGCGGGCCCGCTGCCGCGGCGGCGGCGTCGGCGCCGGCAGCGGCGGGCGCACGTCCCGTGGCAGCGCCCGCTCCGGCGGGACCGGCTTTCCGGCCCCCGGTGTATGAGCCGCGCGAAGGCGACGTGGTCGAGCCGTTTACCCGCCGGCGCAAGCTCATCGCCGAGCACATGGTTTACTCCAAGACCCACGCCCCGCACGTGGGCACGCTCGCAGAGGTTGACCTGACCCGCGCGATGGCGCTGCGCGAGCAGCACAGGGCGTCGTTTGCGCAGCGCGAGGGCTTCGCGCTGACGCTGCTGCCGCTGGCTGCCGCCGCTACCGTGCGCGCGCTCAAGGAATTTCCCCGGATGAACGCTTCGGTTGTCGGCGACTCGCTCATCGTCCGCCGCCAGATCAATCTGGGCATCGCCATGGACACCGAGGAAGGGCTGCTGGTGCCCGTGATCAAGGCGGCGGAGGGGATGTCGGTGGTCGGCCTGGCGCGCGAGATCGAGCGACTGCGGCGCAAGGTCGCCGAACGCAAAATCACCGCCGACGACCTTGCCGGCGGCAGCTTCACGCTCTCCAATCCCGGGCGCGAGGGGAACCTGTTCGGCTTTGCGATTATCAACCAGCCTCAGGTCGGGATTCTCAGGATGGGCGAGGTCAAGAAGCGGCCGGTGGTCGTCGAGACCGATGGCGCCGACGCGCTCGCGATCCGCACGATGATGTACCTCGCGCTATCGTACGACCATCGCGTGATCGACGGCGTGCTCGGCAACCGTTTCCTCTACCGCGTCGCGCGCATCCTCGAGGAAGCCGACTTCGAGCTGTAA
- the cofE gene encoding coenzyme F420-0:L-glutamate ligase — MRSVTFTAIEGIPLVARGDRLGELICAAAMSGGLRFESGDILVVCQKVVSKSEGRTVDLREIEPSTLALAFAARWEKDPRAVELVLRQTSRIVRMDRGVLIVETGPGWVCANAGIDESNSLGDNRAILLPEDPDRSAARIRQEVRAITGVELAVLVTDTFGRPWRDGLTEVCLGIAGMNPMLDLRGTADLGGRELHHTVVAIADEIAAGAGLLMPKAGAIPAVLVRGYPYEPCEASARVLIRPAEADLFR, encoded by the coding sequence ATGCGCTCGGTCACCTTCACCGCGATCGAAGGGATTCCGCTGGTCGCCAGGGGCGACAGGCTGGGCGAGCTGATCTGCGCCGCCGCGATGAGCGGCGGGCTCCGATTCGAGTCCGGCGATATCCTCGTGGTGTGCCAGAAGGTAGTCTCGAAGTCCGAGGGCCGCACCGTCGATCTCAGGGAGATCGAGCCGTCGACGCTGGCGCTGGCTTTCGCCGCGCGCTGGGAGAAGGACCCGCGCGCGGTCGAGCTGGTGCTGCGCCAGACCAGCCGGATCGTGCGGATGGACCGCGGCGTGCTGATCGTGGAAACCGGCCCCGGATGGGTGTGCGCAAATGCCGGCATCGACGAGTCCAACAGCCTCGGCGACAACCGCGCGATTCTGCTCCCGGAGGACCCTGACCGCTCCGCCGCGCGCATCCGCCAGGAGGTCCGCGCGATCACCGGAGTCGAACTGGCGGTGCTGGTGACCGATACCTTCGGCCGCCCATGGCGCGACGGCCTGACCGAGGTATGCCTGGGAATCGCGGGGATGAACCCGATGCTCGACCTGCGCGGCACTGCCGACCTCGGCGGCCGCGAGCTCCATCACACGGTCGTCGCGATCGCCGACGAAATCGCGGCGGGCGCGGGGCTGCTGATGCCCAAGGCGGGCGCTATCCCGGCCGTGCTCGTGCGCGGCTATCCGTACGAGCCGTGCGAGGCGAGCGCGCGCGTCCTGATCCGTCCGGCCGAGGCTGACCTCTTCCGCTGA
- the cofH gene encoding 5-amino-6-(D-ribitylamino)uracil--L-tyrosine 4-hydroxyphenyl transferase CofH, with product MNENLDELRNYIDAIEAAPLGTLMDNASPDVRAALKRALTRRELTPDEALLLYTAEGDDLRATIKCADVVRAEDVGDEVTYVVNRNINFTNICFVGCQFCGFKRQRWESDAYDHSDETILAKVADAVARGATEVCMQGGINPDMPAFKYRDLLATIKSRFPEIHIHAFSPMEIMYGARRVRMDYPEYIGMLRDAGLGSIPGTAAEILDDSVREILSHKKVDVATWVEIITTAHALGVPTTSTIMYGHVESPRQVVNHLALIRDIQKRTHGFTEFVPLRFIHDNTVLFRKGLVGEPPPKGKRDFQMYACSRLFLRGQIDNLQTSWVKLGVELAALTLKGGCNDFSGTLMEESITAQAGGDAGEFIPVDLIENKARAMGRVAVERSTTYKKLYGKRAPNGARPLSEASAPAPLDHHACGGSGCG from the coding sequence GTGAACGAGAACCTGGACGAGCTGCGCAACTACATCGACGCGATCGAGGCGGCGCCGCTCGGCACGCTGATGGACAACGCTTCGCCCGACGTGCGGGCGGCGCTCAAGCGCGCGCTGACGCGCCGGGAACTGACGCCTGACGAAGCGCTCCTGCTGTACACCGCCGAGGGTGACGATCTCCGCGCGACGATCAAATGCGCGGACGTGGTGCGCGCCGAGGACGTCGGCGACGAGGTCACCTACGTCGTCAACCGCAATATCAACTTCACCAACATCTGTTTCGTCGGATGCCAGTTCTGCGGCTTCAAGCGCCAGCGCTGGGAGTCCGACGCCTACGACCACTCCGACGAGACCATCCTGGCCAAAGTCGCCGACGCGGTCGCGCGCGGGGCGACCGAGGTCTGCATGCAGGGCGGCATCAACCCCGACATGCCCGCGTTCAAGTACCGCGACTTGCTGGCCACTATCAAAAGCCGCTTCCCCGAGATCCACATCCACGCGTTTTCGCCGATGGAGATCATGTACGGCGCGCGGCGCGTGCGGATGGACTACCCGGAGTACATCGGGATGCTGCGCGACGCCGGGCTGGGCTCGATTCCCGGCACCGCGGCCGAAATCCTCGACGACAGCGTGCGCGAGATTCTCAGTCACAAGAAGGTGGACGTCGCGACCTGGGTCGAGATTATCACCACCGCCCACGCGCTCGGCGTGCCGACCACTTCGACCATCATGTACGGCCACGTCGAGAGCCCGCGCCAAGTGGTCAACCATCTCGCGCTAATCCGCGACATCCAGAAGCGCACTCACGGCTTCACCGAGTTCGTGCCCCTGCGCTTCATCCACGACAACACGGTGCTCTTCCGCAAGGGACTGGTCGGCGAGCCGCCGCCCAAGGGCAAGCGCGACTTCCAGATGTACGCGTGCTCGCGCCTGTTCCTGCGCGGGCAGATCGACAACCTGCAAACCTCCTGGGTCAAGCTCGGCGTCGAGCTCGCCGCACTGACCCTCAAGGGCGGATGCAACGATTTCTCGGGCACCCTGATGGAGGAGAGCATCACCGCCCAGGCCGGCGGCGACGCCGGCGAGTTCATCCCGGTTGACCTGATCGAGAACAAGGCGCGCGCAATGGGCCGGGTTGCGGTCGAGCGCTCGACCACCTACAAGAAGCTCTACGGCAAAAGAGCCCCCAATGGCGCGCGCCCGCTCAGTGAAGCTTCCGCCCCCGCCCCGCTCGATCACCACGCTTGCGGGGGGAGTGGGTGCGGCTAA
- a CDS encoding alpha-ketoacid dehydrogenase subunit beta — METTYLKAINQALHEEMRRDENVFVMGEDVGELGGAFKVTEGLLEAYGEDRVIDTPISEALIVGAGVGAAVLGMRPVLEMQFADFISCAFDQIVNTAATLRYRHGGKVACPMVVRAPSGAGVHGALFHSQNPEAWFTRVPGLKVVAPATPYDAKGLLKSAIRDDNPVIYFEHKRLYRSIKEDLPEADFLVPIGPAEVRLEGRDLSIITYGGTLHQALDAARIVEKEDGLKVEVLDLRTLLPLDRDAIIATARKTGKVLIAHEDRLTGGIGGEVAAIIAEHAFEYLDGPIRRVAALDAHTAFSPPLEEYILPNTNKIVEAVRELAAY; from the coding sequence ATGGAAACGACTTACCTCAAGGCTATCAACCAGGCGCTGCACGAAGAGATGCGGCGCGACGAGAACGTCTTCGTGATGGGCGAGGACGTGGGTGAGCTGGGTGGCGCATTCAAGGTCACCGAGGGGCTGCTCGAAGCCTACGGCGAGGACCGCGTGATCGACACGCCGATCTCGGAGGCGTTGATCGTCGGCGCTGGCGTGGGCGCGGCGGTCCTCGGGATGCGCCCGGTGCTGGAGATGCAGTTCGCTGATTTCATCTCGTGCGCCTTCGACCAGATCGTCAATACCGCCGCCACCCTGCGCTATCGCCACGGCGGTAAGGTCGCCTGCCCGATGGTGGTGCGGGCACCGTCGGGCGCGGGCGTCCACGGCGCGCTCTTCCATTCGCAGAACCCCGAAGCGTGGTTCACTCGCGTGCCGGGACTCAAGGTAGTCGCCCCGGCAACGCCCTACGACGCCAAGGGCCTGCTCAAAAGCGCGATTCGCGACGACAACCCGGTTATCTACTTCGAGCACAAGCGGTTGTACCGCAGTATCAAGGAGGATCTGCCGGAGGCGGATTTCCTGGTCCCGATCGGGCCGGCCGAGGTGCGGCTGGAGGGGCGCGACCTGTCGATCATCACCTACGGTGGGACGCTCCATCAGGCGCTCGACGCAGCGCGGATCGTTGAGAAGGAAGACGGGCTTAAGGTCGAGGTGCTCGATCTGCGGACGCTGCTGCCGCTCGACCGCGACGCGATCATCGCTACCGCGCGCAAGACTGGCAAGGTGCTGATCGCGCACGAGGACCGGCTGACCGGAGGGATCGGCGGCGAGGTCGCCGCGATCATCGCCGAGCACGCTTTCGAATATCTCGACGGGCCGATTCGGCGGGTGGCCGCGCTGGACGCGCATACCGCCTTCAGTCCGCCGCTGGAGGAGTACATCCTGCCCAACACCAACAAGATCGTCGAGGCGGTCCGCGAGTTGGCAGCCTACTAA
- a CDS encoding methylamine dehydrogenase light chain — protein sequence MKLADTIGVRGRIEMDALVERWSRRVAQRTSRRGFLASLGRVLVGGMVIPLLPVERVIRSAQAFSFGDNLPASDPDSCNYWRHCALDGIPCGQCGGSNSECPPGTIMSPTSWVGTCMDPADHKEYIIGYRDCCGKEGCYRTLCYNNKESLPTYRITADNAVFWCFGTNSGWQVNCTTSVKLGLKT from the coding sequence ATGAAACTCGCCGACACAATCGGCGTGAGAGGAAGAATCGAGATGGACGCGCTGGTTGAACGCTGGTCACGCAGGGTGGCGCAACGCACCTCGCGCCGCGGCTTCCTCGCCAGCCTCGGCCGGGTCTTGGTGGGCGGGATGGTGATTCCGTTGCTGCCGGTCGAACGCGTGATTCGCAGCGCGCAAGCGTTCAGCTTCGGCGACAATCTGCCGGCCAGCGACCCCGACAGCTGCAACTACTGGCGCCACTGCGCGCTGGACGGGATCCCGTGCGGGCAATGCGGCGGCAGCAACAGCGAATGCCCGCCGGGTACGATCATGTCGCCTACCTCGTGGGTCGGGACCTGCATGGATCCCGCCGACCACAAGGAATACATCATCGGCTACCGCGACTGCTGCGGCAAAGAAGGCTGCTACCGCACGCTCTGCTACAACAATAAGGAATCGCTCCCGACCTACCGCATCACCGCCGACAACGCCGTCTTCTGGTGCTTCGGCACGAACAGCGGATGGCAGGTCAACTGTACGACCTCGGTAAAGCTCGGGCTCAAGACCTGA
- a CDS encoding thiamine pyrophosphate-dependent dehydrogenase E1 component subunit alpha: MADVEGASAVLPNGAARVEYELQLYYWVKLIRAFEERVSRLHRQNKILGGVYSGAGQEAIVTGICAPLREGDFVAPLHRDLGVFLMRGVEPGRLMAQLMGKETGLSRGKDSFLHGGDMEHGVFGSTSMLGSSLPVAVGAALKFQIKKEKHIAVAFFGEGASSRGDVHEAMNFAGVRKLPVVFVCENNRYAYSTPLERQMAIEDVAARATAYGFKGHVVSGNDLLAVVELSERVMNRVREGEGPALIECKTYRYRGHSEHDPALYRDKEELLEWESRDPIPQYEFYLQKKGHDLKRIREEIDERVQRVVQEAVDFAEQSPLPKPEEALEDLYAPSGAGATNMAGGNHRGS, encoded by the coding sequence ATGGCTGATGTCGAAGGCGCAAGCGCCGTCCTGCCCAACGGCGCCGCGCGCGTCGAGTACGAGCTCCAGCTGTATTACTGGGTCAAGCTGATCCGCGCCTTCGAGGAGCGCGTTTCGCGGCTTCATCGCCAGAACAAAATCCTCGGTGGGGTTTACTCGGGCGCGGGCCAGGAGGCAATTGTCACCGGGATTTGCGCACCGCTGCGCGAGGGCGACTTCGTCGCGCCGCTCCATCGCGACCTCGGCGTCTTTCTGATGCGCGGAGTCGAGCCGGGGCGGCTGATGGCGCAGCTGATGGGCAAGGAGACCGGGCTGTCGCGCGGTAAAGACTCGTTTCTGCACGGCGGCGACATGGAGCACGGGGTTTTCGGTTCCACCTCGATGCTGGGATCGTCGCTGCCGGTGGCGGTCGGCGCCGCGCTCAAGTTTCAGATCAAGAAGGAAAAACACATTGCGGTTGCCTTTTTCGGCGAGGGCGCGAGCTCGCGCGGCGACGTCCACGAGGCGATGAACTTTGCGGGCGTGCGCAAGCTGCCGGTGGTCTTTGTGTGCGAAAATAACCGCTACGCCTATTCGACGCCGCTCGAGCGGCAGATGGCGATCGAGGACGTCGCCGCACGCGCGACGGCCTACGGCTTCAAGGGTCATGTGGTCTCGGGCAACGACCTGCTCGCGGTGGTCGAGCTCAGCGAGCGCGTCATGAACCGGGTGCGCGAGGGCGAGGGCCCGGCGCTGATCGAGTGCAAGACCTACCGCTACCGCGGACATAGCGAGCATGACCCCGCGCTCTACCGCGACAAGGAAGAGCTGCTCGAATGGGAGAGCCGCGACCCGATTCCGCAGTACGAATTTTACCTCCAGAAGAAGGGCCACGACCTCAAACGGATCCGCGAGGAGATTGATGAGCGGGTGCAGCGGGTGGTGCAGGAAGCGGTTGATTTTGCTGAGCAGAGTCCATTGCCCAAGCCCGAGGAGGCGCTCGAGGACCTCTACGCGCCCTCAGGCGCCGGCGCCACAAACATGGCCGGCGGCAACCATCGCGGCTCCTAG
- the cofG gene encoding 7,8-didemethyl-8-hydroxy-5-deazariboflavin synthase CofG produces MTTAQSLSVLERPPAPQIREILDRALAGARLSEGDAIALITCPDAELPAMLAAAGELRERAKGRVVTYSRKVFLPVTNLCRDRCTYCTFRRDPGEPGAWTMAPAEIAQWSRRGRRLGCREALMCLGDKPELAFKEYRETLVRLGARSTIEYVARACEIALGEGLLPHTNAGIMTREEMAMLRPLNVSMGLMLESISPRLRARGGVHQWAPDKDPALRMRMIAEAGELRIPFTTGILLGIGETAAERAQSLLAIRDLHERFGHVQEVIVQNFRAKPEIAMAEAPEPEAMETARAIATARLVLGAGMNVQAPPNLSPNEIELFLAAGINDWGGISPLSRDYVNPEAPWPHTERLAERCARAGFELRQRLAIYPEYVNDDWVDPRLRPALARHQAELGGGAS; encoded by the coding sequence ATGACGACGGCGCAGTCCTTATCCGTGCTGGAGCGCCCCCCGGCCCCGCAAATCCGCGAAATTCTGGATCGCGCCCTGGCCGGCGCGCGCCTGTCCGAAGGCGACGCGATCGCGCTCATCACCTGCCCCGACGCCGAGCTTCCCGCGATGCTGGCGGCGGCGGGCGAACTGCGCGAGCGCGCCAAGGGACGCGTCGTCACCTACTCGCGCAAGGTCTTCCTACCGGTCACCAATCTGTGCCGCGACCGCTGCACTTACTGCACGTTCCGCAGGGACCCGGGCGAGCCGGGGGCGTGGACGATGGCGCCGGCCGAGATCGCGCAATGGTCGCGCCGCGGGCGCCGGCTCGGATGCCGCGAGGCGCTGATGTGCTTGGGCGACAAGCCCGAGCTGGCCTTCAAGGAATACCGCGAAACGCTTGTACGGCTGGGCGCCCGCAGCACAATCGAATACGTTGCGCGCGCCTGCGAGATCGCGCTGGGCGAAGGGCTCCTGCCGCACACCAACGCCGGGATCATGACGCGCGAGGAGATGGCAATGCTGCGGCCGCTCAACGTCAGCATGGGCCTGATGCTCGAGAGCATCTCGCCCCGCCTGCGCGCGCGCGGCGGCGTCCATCAGTGGGCCCCCGACAAGGATCCCGCGCTGCGGATGCGCATGATCGCGGAGGCGGGCGAACTGCGCATCCCGTTCACCACCGGCATCCTGCTCGGCATCGGCGAGACCGCGGCTGAGCGCGCGCAGAGCTTGCTCGCGATCCGCGACCTTCACGAGCGCTTCGGCCATGTCCAGGAAGTGATCGTCCAGAACTTCCGTGCCAAGCCGGAGATCGCGATGGCCGAGGCGCCGGAGCCGGAAGCGATGGAGACGGCGCGGGCGATCGCGACCGCGCGCCTGGTGCTGGGCGCCGGAATGAACGTGCAGGCGCCGCCTAACCTGTCGCCCAACGAGATCGAACTGTTCCTCGCCGCTGGCATCAACGACTGGGGCGGGATTTCGCCGCTCAGCCGCGATTACGTCAACCCCGAGGCGCCTTGGCCGCATACCGAGCGGCTGGCCGAACGCTGCGCGCGCGCCGGCTTTGAGCTGCGCCAGCGGCTCGCAATTTACCCCGAATACGTCAATGATGACTGGGTCGATCCGAGGCTGCGCCCGGCGCTCGCGCGCCATCAGGCGGAGCTCGGCGGAGGTGCGTCGTGA
- the cofD gene encoding 2-phospho-L-lactate transferase encodes MGAAKFLRGLARVAGQQRLCAIVNTGDDEQFYGLHVSPDLDTVVYTLGGVVNPATGWGLAGESFNALGALERFYGRAWFNLGDRDLATHLFRSERMRAGWPLSRITAEIARRLGVRARVMPMSNERVRTFVKLRGRAAIPFQEYFVRRRFRGVVERIELRGAARARPLGAALMAIRRSRALIIAPSNPFVSIGPILALRGMRAAMRRARARVAAISPIVGGKAIKGPADRMLRYLGHQPSALGVARLYRDICATFVLDNADRRMADEVERLGMRPVVTDTVMADERRAARLADVVLRALEV; translated from the coding sequence GTGGGTGCGGCTAAGTTCCTGCGCGGGCTGGCGCGCGTCGCCGGCCAGCAGCGGCTCTGCGCGATCGTCAACACCGGCGACGACGAGCAGTTCTACGGGCTGCACGTCTCGCCGGACCTCGACACCGTAGTGTACACGCTTGGGGGTGTGGTCAATCCGGCCACCGGATGGGGACTGGCGGGCGAGAGCTTCAACGCGCTCGGCGCGCTCGAGCGCTTCTATGGACGCGCCTGGTTCAATCTTGGCGACCGCGACCTTGCCACTCATCTGTTCCGCAGCGAGCGGATGCGCGCGGGATGGCCGCTCAGCCGGATCACCGCCGAGATCGCGCGCCGGCTCGGCGTGCGCGCGCGCGTGATGCCGATGAGCAACGAGCGCGTGCGCACGTTTGTCAAGCTGCGCGGGCGGGCGGCGATACCATTCCAGGAATATTTCGTGCGCCGACGCTTTCGCGGCGTCGTCGAACGAATCGAGCTGCGCGGCGCCGCGCGCGCCCGCCCGCTCGGCGCGGCGCTGATGGCGATCCGCCGCTCAAGGGCGCTTATCATCGCGCCGTCCAACCCGTTCGTCTCGATCGGGCCGATTCTCGCCCTGCGCGGGATGCGCGCGGCGATGCGCCGGGCGCGCGCACGGGTCGCCGCGATAAGCCCGATCGTCGGAGGCAAGGCGATAAAGGGGCCGGCCGACCGAATGCTGCGATACCTCGGCCACCAGCCCTCCGCGCTCGGCGTGGCGCGGCTTTATCGCGATATCTGCGCGACCTTCGTGCTCGACAACGCGGACCGGCGGATGGCGGACGAAGTCGAGCGGCTCGGGATGCGCCCGGTGGTCACTGACACCGTCATGGCCGACGAGCGGCGCGCAGCGCGCCTTGCGGACGTGGTTCTGCGCGCGCTCGAAGTGTAG
- a CDS encoding polyprenyl synthetase family protein — protein sequence MNRSKTAAALEATAPHGAPYPARAVEADLCAAEEKLGRLLDSNEALIAEICHYLVDGAGKRLRPAFVLLVHRACGGTDRTAPDAIDAAIAIELIHSATLLHDDIIDGGMLRRGKPSALARYGPAATLVAGDYLFCRAFELCGRFEEHLVRTAAQACIQLTEGEVMEGRLRHNAAASLEEYRAVITRKTASLFAAGGKVASDLAGADARAIDAMERLGKAVGLAFQMIDDLLDILGPEEKIGKPVGSDLRAGIPSLPVVLGAAANPQIAALFANGAMLDRATLERALKLLRDPTLVARARAMAAAEAEAAMAALGVLAPSIYRDSLARLIDEQLRREV from the coding sequence GTGAATCGTTCCAAAACCGCCGCCGCGCTGGAGGCGACCGCGCCGCACGGCGCGCCCTACCCCGCGCGCGCCGTCGAGGCCGACCTCTGCGCCGCCGAGGAGAAGCTCGGCCGTCTGCTCGACTCCAATGAGGCGCTGATCGCGGAGATCTGCCATTACCTGGTCGACGGCGCCGGCAAGCGGCTGCGCCCGGCCTTTGTCCTGCTCGTCCATCGCGCCTGCGGCGGCACCGACCGCACCGCGCCCGACGCGATCGACGCCGCAATCGCGATCGAGCTCATTCACTCGGCGACGCTCCTGCATGACGACATCATCGACGGCGGGATGCTACGGCGGGGCAAGCCGTCGGCGCTCGCGCGCTACGGCCCGGCGGCGACCCTGGTCGCCGGCGACTACCTCTTCTGCCGCGCCTTCGAGCTCTGCGGTCGCTTCGAGGAGCATCTCGTGCGCACGGCGGCGCAGGCCTGTATCCAGCTCACCGAGGGCGAGGTGATGGAGGGGCGGCTGCGCCATAACGCCGCCGCCAGCCTCGAGGAGTATCGCGCCGTGATCACGCGCAAGACCGCCTCGCTGTTCGCCGCCGGCGGCAAGGTCGCATCGGATTTGGCGGGCGCCGACGCGCGCGCGATCGACGCGATGGAACGGCTGGGCAAAGCGGTCGGACTCGCCTTCCAGATGATCGACGACCTGCTCGACATCCTCGGACCCGAGGAAAAGATCGGCAAGCCGGTGGGCTCGGATTTGCGCGCCGGGATTCCGTCGTTGCCGGTGGTGCTGGGCGCCGCCGCCAATCCACAAATCGCCGCGCTGTTTGCCAACGGCGCGATGCTCGACCGGGCAACGCTCGAGCGCGCGCTCAAGCTGCTTCGCGATCCGACGCTGGTCGCGCGGGCGCGCGCGATGGCGGCGGCGGAGGCGGAAGCGGCGATGGCCGCGCTCGGTGTGCTTGCGCCGTCGATCTATCGCGACAGCCTGGCCCGGCTAATCGACGAACAACTGCGCCGCGAAGTCTGA